A genomic stretch from Oryzias melastigma strain HK-1 unplaced genomic scaffold, ASM292280v2 sc00985, whole genome shotgun sequence includes:
- the LOC112138240 gene encoding osteocalcin 2, with protein sequence MRTLFIYALLSVCWFMAVVNSDAVVDPGAPAADTSSCESDSSEDTQNPPVPDSSCESSQESSESSSSESSESSSSESSESLPVDMIPSFDIALPDGLRAFGSHDSSKPSKLSKSPEPVAPASKSHVKVVAKRDLASFLGKQRHASEKPSPPQQKKSKKMRPANQMLPKME encoded by the exons ATGAGGACTCTGTTCATATATGCTCTTCTGTCAGTGTGCTGGTTTATGGCTG TTGTGAACTCAGATGCCGTTGTTGACCCTGGTGCTCCAGCTGCAGATACATCCAGCTGTGAATCCGACTCTtctgaggacacccaaaacccaCCAGTTCCTGATTCAAGTTGTGAATCCTCACAAGAATCTTCAGAGTCCTCATCATCTGAATCTTCAGAGTCCTCCTCCTCAGAATCCTCAGAATCCCTACCGGTGGACATGATTCCATCCTTCGATATTGCTTTACCTGATGGGTTAAGAGCCTTTGGATCACACGACTCGTCAAAACCCTCTAAATTGTCCAAATCTCCTGAACCGGTCGCTCCAGCGTCCAAGTCTCACGTTAAAG TGGTTGCAAAAAGAGACCTTGCTTCCTTTCTGGGGaaacaaagacatgcttcaGAGAAACCCTCTCCtccacagcagaaaaaaag caaaaaaatgagACCTGCCAACCAAATGCTGCCCAAGATGGAGTGA